The genomic segment CGCGGTCAGGACGGATCATCCCGGTGAGACATTCGACAGTCGTGGTCTTGCCTGCACCATTCGGGCCGAGGATGCCGAAGATCTCACCTTCCTCGACACTCAGATCGACGTCGCCGACGGCGACGTGCTCGCCGAAGGACTTGCGTAGGTTCTGGATGCTGATTGCGGGCATGCTGGCGCCTTTCTGGCAGGCCGAAGTCCCCGAGGGCTTCGGGTTGGAGTGAGTATGTGATTCGTGCGTCGTCGCGGTGGAGGGCGCGATGTCAATCTGGGCGTGCGGTGGAGCGCGCAGCGGCCCTTCGGGACAGCCATAGCGAGGCCAGCCACCAGATGATCTGAACGGCGATAATGACTACCGCGCCTATCAGAGCGCTCGAGATGTCGAGATCAGCAAGGTCATACCGCTGACCGACGATGAGGCAACCGACGGCCACGGCGGCTCCGACAGGGATGAGTCTTGTCAACTGCAAGGTCCAGCTGTCAAGTTCGGCCCGCAACCGTGAAGGCGCGAACGCCGTCCATAAGAGGCCGATGAGCATCAGAAGTACGATGCCGAAGGCGCTTCCGAGTATGTAGCCGAGCACGCCTGCGTCGAGCTCGCGCTCAACGAGCCACAGCGTCAGCAATACCAGTCCGGCCAGAAGCGATGCTGTCGAGACCACCGACCTGAACACAATCCAGCGCGTTGGAACACGCCTCTGCAAGTCCTGGCGCTTGCGAGGGATGTAGGCCCAAGCCTCGTTCCGAAGGTAAGCCGATAGGACGCTGGCGATAACGGCCAGTGCGATCGGAACAACGATCGGGGTCACATAGTTATTGCTCACGATCCAAAGCAGCGCAGCGAAGAAGAACACAACCGTCGGCATCGCCAAGAACGAGAACCACCAGGACGCGACGAACGGCTTTCTGGAGTCGGTCATGTCCATGGGGTGCACGAGCAACTGCTCGGTGGAATCCGGCAACGCGACGGTTTCGCGAACGGTTTTCATGGGGTCCTCCAGGGGACGTTCTCGATGTACGGCGGACGGAGCCCACTCTTGGCTATCTCGTATACCTTCTGGCGCGCTACTCCAAGTTCGCCGGCGACCGCGACGGCACTGAAATCGTCGAGCAATGCATCGACAGCCAACGAGCGGATGCCGGAAGCGCGCCAATTCAGATGCGCAGCGAGTGCGCCGACCTCTGCTGCGAGAAGCGCCACAGCCAACGGGCCACCGAAAGAGTCGCTCCAATCCGCGCGTCCTGACTGGGCGGCTGCGTACAGCGCGTCTCCGCCATCAGCGAGAGCTGCGTGCACCTCCTGTGGGCTCAGGCCGCACGCGGTGAGACGCGAAACCACCTGTTCGAACTCGGTCGGGTCGCCGAGCCTGTGAGCGAGAGCCGCCGCCCACGTGATCGGTCGGGTGTCGATGACGTCGCCACTGTCACCCCCAGGGTTACTCAGCATGCCTCCACCATGCCGGAGGACCGACACGACTGTCAACCCCAGGGTGACAACCCAAGTCAGTCGGGCCGCAGATCCTCGCAGCGAAAGATCGATTCGAACACTCGGCGCGCATGCGTCCAGAGCAGTGCGCCTCCGGCCTCTGGCAAAACCTCGCGCCGGACGTTCGTCATCCGATCTGCAAGCGTGGCGCCGTGATCCGGTGAATGACCGAGATCGCCCGCTCCGAACACGATCGTCACGGCCGTTCGGATATCGCTGAGCCGCAGCCCCCAAGGACGCATGGCGATGAGCGTGTCGCGTACGTATCCTCGACCGTTGCCCGCGAACCCCTCGATCAGGGCGCGCCGATATAGCGACAGGAAGCTGTCCTCGAGGTAAAACCTTCGATCCTTTTCGCTTGCACCTTCAAGGACCATCGACTCCATATCACCGGGAGTGATCATGGCCAGCACCCGCTCCGCCTCCCGAGGGCTCGCGCGAGCGAGATCTGACAGCTGTGTCGCTTCCGCGGGAAGCATCGCGTGTATCTGTGGGTGTGCCAGCTCGTCTGCCGGCGATACGAGGAGCAGCTTCGACGCCCACCCATCAGCGGCCGCAGCGAGACCGAAGACACTAGCCTGCGAGTTGGCGACCACCGGGATCATATCCGAACGGCCGATAGCGCCCTCCACGAACTTGCGATAGTCGTCGGCTGTCGAAACTAGTGTGCGTTCGCTGTGAAACGTCGAACCACCCATCCCCGGTCGATCCATCGTCAGGAGCCGGACGTTCATGTCGCGGAGGAGGTCCGCACCGAAGTGCATGGACTTACCGGTGGCGGCCCCCGCCATGAACAGCACCGGGTCTCCGTTAGACGGCCCGAAACTCAAGCCGGAAAGCACTCGGCCGTCTGGAGTCAGGACACTGATCGGGTCTGCACTGTCCATGCATCGAGCCTAGATTGAAGGTCCTTCGAGAACAACGCTGTAGCGACAGCCGCCATCGGATGACATCGCGAGTATCTCATGGCTGGGTGAAGTTATCGCTGGCGAGCACCCCATAGATGACGGTGTCTGTCCACTCGCCCTTAACCCACCAATCCTGGCGCAGGTGTGCTTCGCGCTGCATTCCGACTGCGGCGGCGAGCTTGGCCGACGCGTGATTGCGAGCGTCCATCTGCGCGATGACTCTGTGCAGACGGTGATGATCGAACGCAACACGCAACACTGCGCTGACAGCCTCTCGAGCGTATCCGTGGCCACGATGGCGGGGATCCAGCGCCCAGCCGATCTCGGCCACCCGACGATCGGCATCCACGAGCCACAGAACAACATCGCCTATCGGGTCACCGTCATGTTCAACGACGAGCGCCAGAGCCTTCGCATCATCGTCGAGACCGGTTCTGACCAACCGTTTCGAGATCTCCTTCACAGCGTCCGCGGCACTCCACGGCTCGACCAGTAGATACCGTGCCACCTCGGGCTGAGCATATATGGCACGCAGCCATGTCTGGTCGCCCGGCTCATGCAACCGCAAACGCAGTCGTTCCGTGGCCAATGGAAGCAATGTCGACGATCTGATCTCACGGGAGTACTGCAGCAGAATGACCGTTTCGCCAGAAGGAGCCATGTCACGGACTTCTGTGCCGCGAGCGAATCCGGCTCGTTCGAGCATGCGCTGAGCCGCCGAGTTCTGAGGCACGGTGCGTGCGTTGAGTCGGGTCAAACCGCTCCGCTCAACCAGCGCGCTCGCGAGTGAGAGCGCAGCACGAGCTGATCCTTGGCCTCGACGATCGGGGTGCACCCAGAATCCCACTTCGACTGACCCGGCGTCGACGTTGAACAACACCAAGCTGCCGACGAACACGTCAGTTTCCGGGTCGGCAATCGTCAGCACTGCGAGATCGCCACGAGTGAGGCCCTCCCGGATCGCTCCATCGATCAACGCGGAGACCGAAGCCTCGGTGTACTCGGGCTCTGGCATGTGGGCGAACTCGCGCACCCGCGGATCGGCTGCGCCGACGGCGTACCGGGCAGCGTCACGGTGGTTCATGGCACGCAGCACAGCGCGATCATTGCGCAAAGGAAGATATCCGACATCCAACATGGCAGTAAACTAACATAGTTCGGATAAGATCCGAATATGAGCTACTGGGAACAACGCAGGCCCATCCGCCGAATCCGTTCAGTGGATGTGCACAGCCTCGCCGCGATTTCCGCGGATCTGCTGGACGAGGGCGGAATGCGCACGCTCACGATTCGGGCAGCCGCACTGGGAATGGGCGTCGCGCCCGCCAGCCTCTACTCCCGAGTCACGTCGGTCGATGACCTATTCGATCTCGCGCTCGATCATGCACTCGGCCGAGAGCCGGAGTGGAGGAACACCCTCGAACACGCCGACGTGCAAGCTCTGCTGCTCGCGTACTACCGACACCTCGTTCGGCACCCGTGGGCCTGCCAGGT from the Microbacterium ginsengiterrae genome contains:
- a CDS encoding alpha/beta fold hydrolase — its product is MDSADPISVLTPDGRVLSGLSFGPSNGDPVLFMAGAATGKSMHFGADLLRDMNVRLLTMDRPGMGGSTFHSERTLVSTADDYRKFVEGAIGRSDMIPVVANSQASVFGLAAAADGWASKLLLVSPADELAHPQIHAMLPAEATQLSDLARASPREAERVLAMITPGDMESMVLEGASEKDRRFYLEDSFLSLYRRALIEGFAGNGRGYVRDTLIAMRPWGLRLSDIRTAVTIVFGAGDLGHSPDHGATLADRMTNVRREVLPEAGGALLWTHARRVFESIFRCEDLRPD
- a CDS encoding GNAT family N-acetyltransferase, which gives rise to MLDVGYLPLRNDRAVLRAMNHRDAARYAVGAADPRVREFAHMPEPEYTEASVSALIDGAIREGLTRGDLAVLTIADPETDVFVGSLVLFNVDAGSVEVGFWVHPDRRGQGSARAALSLASALVERSGLTRLNARTVPQNSAAQRMLERAGFARGTEVRDMAPSGETVILLQYSREIRSSTLLPLATERLRLRLHEPGDQTWLRAIYAQPEVARYLLVEPWSAADAVKEISKRLVRTGLDDDAKALALVVEHDGDPIGDVVLWLVDADRRVAEIGWALDPRHRGHGYAREAVSAVLRVAFDHHRLHRVIAQMDARNHASAKLAAAVGMQREAHLRQDWWVKGEWTDTVIYGVLASDNFTQP
- a CDS encoding TetR/AcrR family transcriptional regulator; this translates as MSYWEQRRPIRRIRSVDVHSLAAISADLLDEGGMRTLTIRAAALGMGVAPASLYSRVTSVDDLFDLALDHALGREPEWRNTLEHADVQALLLAYYRHLVRHPWACQVIAMRAPRGPHYLRLSERMCVLLAENGSSDPLGDAYALSNFVIGSAATAPVAGNERRAAVDSELAPLYASLHAAHSVDAEAILTAGLHALLQR